In Plasmodium gaboni strain SY75 chromosome 11, whole genome shotgun sequence, the following proteins share a genomic window:
- a CDS encoding putative palmitoyltransferase, with amino-acid sequence MNNHICAFRDDTRSKEAEEFVRKNGFTLPLQIFQIMSFFIFILIITLIFLMTAFNTDHILFSLFYIFFGTLIIIIFILTYVVTKTNPVDPLSFKYLNDMINEEEIKDLYQCDICGFVQPESKHCKVCNKCVSVFDHHCMWVNNCIGKKNYKYFVGLLSTLTLFNCFVFVFCIVYFIISLKHDLIKNRWKYFYGSYNDISFYILLSSLFILNGVVFVLVIQLFGLHIFLISKKMTTYEYILNRSHHSEAEGRNKIRTFFDWIIIDKKRSKRSQNLDQDIERHEIERGEITLKNY; translated from the exons ATGAATAATCACATTTGTGCATTTAGAGATGATACACGATCAAAAGAAGCTGAAGAATTTGTTCGAAAAAATGGGTTTACATTACCTTTAcaaatatttcaaataatgtccttttttatatttatcttgataataacattaatatttcttatgACAGCTTTTAATACAGATcacatattattttcccttttttatatattttttggtaccttaataataataatttttatattaacatatgTAGTTACAAAAACAAATCCCGTAGATCCTTTATCAttcaaatatttaaatgatatgattaatgaagaagaaattAAAGACTTATATCAGTGTGATATCTGTGGCTTTGTTCAGCCAGAAAGTAAGCACTGTAAGGTCTGTAATAAATGTGTGTCTGTTTTTGATCATCACTGTATGTGGGTCAACAATTGTATCGgcaaaaaaaattacaa ATATTTTGTAGGCTTGTTATCTACCTTAACCCTTTTCAattgttttgtttttgtaTTCTGCAtagtatattttattatatctcTAAAACATGACCtcataaaaaatagatggaaatat ttcTATGGATCGTATAACGATATATCCTTTTATATCTTATTAAGTtctctttttatattaaatggggttgtttttgttttagTTATACAACTTTTTGGGTTACACATTTTTTTgatatcaaaaaaaatgacaACCTATGAGTATATCCTTAATAGATCTCACCAC TCCGAAGCAGAAGGAAggaataaaataagaacTTTTTTTGATTGGATTATTATAGATAAAAA GCGTTCGAAAAGATCTCAAAATTTGGACCAA gATATTGAAAGGCACGAAATTGAAAGAGGAGAGAttacattaaaaaattattaa
- a CDS encoding hypothetical protein (conserved Plasmodium protein, unknown function), which translates to MKGSFWNFIKSKKNDDNESKPTVAHLGEENKFYFNKELNRWVIKGEEDKIENEEKISAPPKMNTLQNANQGYRSLVQQNKMRSAFNIYAETPGLKTIKKKNVLVQGGIVSPYMESLKNEKSSTSNNNNNNTSNNKTEEFGSNIFIPSSNKVYENKVRDNKYVEENDENYINNEQKKQKTSTLENKNYNEEVNEKNMLNSSYENISPLNKNTEMDVFLKQPSYTKNDDSMFAKVYSNENIIDTLNKNNNLDKTFNDNISNENNNFGYSKNEESKIMTPIQSNMHIPVISRRETKTTSFDNLHKFYEIKKPETKEIKSLKVVWNPNNNVDNQTDIYNNNNNINNNNNNDNNNNVENMYEKKDKIIQDNIYKVSNSTFLSPFGESKNETFPRKSMVHINSFENMKNVEEDEIYDDLNKINDPSESNDRYDEMHSSFFIPEEMENINMSKKKNINVDKNNINDTYNNINVDKNNINDTYNNINVDKNNINDTYNNINVDKNNINDTYNNINVDKNNINDTYNNINVDNNNINVDNNNINVDEYNKILDHDSPNSDKNNDTDLPHDNYINYAKDYFSNKEKELVEHFISILKKQLNEDNNFINNLMKTQTEKVNSFVNENKRSLNMLYNKINEFDKYKNDDNIDNNVTEKNLDNNRDICSTDLKEEDILNEKGKELNNLLYIINIKNKKIKSELECFINSFNNLKKLKMKNEEIINIYKTREKVFIDVINELEEKYEKKNCLFKKKEKYYKELIIQKDNNLNIEQVNYEKKVQYLKKQENLLKQELKQVQIKTNEYMITFKEELEKKYQEETKDKLEEIKTLTENDFHSRLEQYKEEIEKDKNDFINNLIIEKNNEIEIFKNNIEKMKNEEISKINEENQKVWTQNKEKDNLLEQQKKDLEDIKEQWEIEKQKEIEVLKNEIYLQNKEKEEFIKQELQNNYNQQINQLKEELNEQLQEKYKSEYEIKIQNVLNREQEEKQQKWDHEKKQIIQMYEEKLLLQKDNIEQTLNIQNQQWQENIKLQKDKQIDILNEKIDKLDMETKLLNEKKNELEINISLLNEENVNILNQNQNLEDTYQKRLSILSDQNCKLEEQMKKIKEDHTKESEEIQEKFADLLEEEIDRIRKESESKVESYIKQYVEINEEYIKKKEEYDQLLEKANQNNKELTKKYEENIQKINEYEDMIKTLENKTEEMVQTKIEELTIEYEKKKKDFIDNEKQVLLNNYEELLEENKRMKEELGIQANITMKENEETILEITKNYEMKVKEIEKDYEDLLNQYNNIKYENKEILEKWNIEKETKEKELKHLNNINTQLSSENNEFYLNYKKLEEKNLKLQNTYDELIEKNIVLENEELKQLRDKLKHVENINKNLMDVTEKERLLNLKNVNIIKSLQQQINEQTKLYKEYTDELNNEIKTLKQSKQNHTDNTSNNNNNYYNDNNNIQLIEENKKLKLQNEVISTKNDTISTVLDNLTKRLSFIESKIKEKDFGLDIIKQADHLQLQDFK; encoded by the exons ATGAAAG GTTCATTTTGGAATTTCATCAAGtctaaaaaaaatgatgacAATGAATCAAAACCAACGGTTGCACACTTGGgtgaagaaaataaattttattttaataaagaattaaataGATGGGTTATAAAAGGTGAAGAAGACAAAAttgaaaatgaagaaaaaatatctGCACCACCAAAAATGAACACATTACAAAATGCCAACCAGGGATATCGTTCGCTAGTTCAGCAAAA CAAAATGCGTAGCgcatttaatatttatgcCGAAACACCCGGGTTAAAAACTatcaaaaagaaaaatgtgTTAGTCCAAGGTGGAATCGTTTCTCCTTATATGGAATCATTAAAGAATGAAAAAAGCAGTActagtaataataataataataatacaagTAATAACAAAACAGAAGAGTTTGGAtctaatatttttattccAAGCAGTAATAAAgtttatgaaaataaagtaagagataataaatatgtagaagaaaatgatgaaaattatataaataatgaacagaaaaaacaaaaaacaAGTACcttagaaaataaaaattataatgaagaagttaatgaaaaaaatatgttgAACTCAtcatatgaaaatatatcaccattaaataaaaatacagAAATGGATGTGTTTTTAAAACAACCAAGTTATACTAAAAATGATGACAGTATGTTTGCAAAAGTATATTctaatgaaaatattattgatacattaaataaaaataataatttagataaaacatttaatgataatatttctaatgaaaataataattttggATATTctaaaaatgaagaatcTAAAATTATGACACCTATTCAAAGTAATATGCATATACCAGTAATAAGTAGAAGAGAAACAAAAACAACTAGTTTTGATAATCTACataaattttatgaaattaaaaaacCTGAGacaaaagaaataaaatcTCTTAAGGTCGTATGGAATCCAAATAACAATGTAGACAATCAAACGGATATAtacaacaataataataatattaataataataataataatgataataataataatgttgAAAATATGTATGAAAAGAAGgataaaattattcaagataatatttataaagTTTCTAATTCTACATTTTTAAGCCCTTTTGGAGAATCAAAAAATGAAACATTTCCCCGCAAAAGTATGGTTCATATAAATAGTTTtgaaaatatgaaaaatgtTGAAGAGGATGAAATTTATGACGatttgaataaaataaatgatcCTTCTGAATCAAATGATAGATATGACGAAATGCATagttcattttttataccTGAGGAAATGgagaatataaatatgagcaaaaagaagaatattAACGTTGataaaaacaatattaacgatacttataataatattaatgttgataaaaacaatattaacgatacttataataatattaatgttgataaaaacaatattaacgatacttataataatattaatgttgataaaaacaatattaatgatacttacaataatattaatgttgataaaaacaatattaatgatacttacaataatattaatgttGATAACAACAATATTAATGTTGATAACAACAATATTAATGTTGATGAGTATAATAAAATTCTTGATCATGATAGTCCTAACagtgataaaaataatgacACGGATCTCCCTcatgataattatataaattatgcTAAAGATTATTTTTCcaataaagaaaaagagCTTGTTGAACATTTTATATcaattttaaaaaaacaattaaatgaggataataattttattaataatttgaTGAAGACACAAACAGAAAAAGTGAATTCATTTgttaatgaaaataaaagatcattaaatatgttatacaataaaattaacgaatttgataaatataaaaatgatgataatatagataataatgtaacagaaaaaaatttagaTAATAATAGAGATATATGTTCAACTGatttaaaagaagaagatattttaaatgaaaaaggtaaagaattaaataatttattatatattataaatataaagaataagaaaataaaaagcGAACTTGaatgttttattaattcatttaataatttaaaaaagttaaaaatgaaaaatgaagaaattattaacatatataaaacgAGAGAAAAGGTATTCATTGATGTTATTAATGAattagaagaaaaatatgaaaaaaaaaattgtctatttaaaaaaaaagaaaaatattacaaagaattaattatacaaaaagataataatttaaatatagaacaagtgaattatgaaaaaaaagtgcaatatttaaaaaaacaagaaaatttattaaaacaagaattaaaacaagtacaaataaaaacaaatgaaTATATGATTACGTTTAAAGAAGAActagaaaaaaaatatcaagAAGAAACAAAAGATAAACTTGAAGAAATCAAAACATTAACAGAAAATGATTTTCATTCCAGATTAGAACaatataaagaagaaatagaaaaagataaaaatgattttataaataatttaattattgaaaaaaataatgaaatagaaatattcaaaaataatatagaaaaaatgaaaaatgaagaaatatCTAAAATTAATGAAGAAAATCAAAAGGTTTGGACacaaaataaagaaaaagataatttattagaacaacaaaaaaaagatttagaagatataaaagaaCAATGGGAAAtagaaaaacaaaaagaaattgaagtcttaaaaaatgaaatatatttacaaaataaagaaaaagaagaattCATAAAACAAGaattacaaaataattataatcaACAAATTAATCaattaaaagaagaattaaatgaacaattacaagaaaaatataaaagtgaatatgaaataaaaattcaaaatGTTCTAAATAGAGAACAAGAAGAAAAGCAACAAAAATGGGATcatgaaaaaaaacaaattatacaaatgtatgaagaaaaattattattacaaaaagataatatagaacaaactttaaatattcaaaatCAACAATGGcaagaaaatataaaattacaaaaaGATAAACAAATAGATATActaaatgaaaaaattgATAAATTAGATATGgaaacaaaattattaaatgaaaaaaaaaatgaactagaaattaatatatctttattaaatgaagaaaatgttaatatattaaatcaAAATCAAAATCTAGAGGATACTTATCAAAAAAGATTAAGTATATTGAGTGATCAAAATTGTAAACTGGAAGAgcaaatgaaaaaaataaaggaaGACCACACTAAGGAG TCGGAAGAAATTCAAGAAAAATTTGCAGATCTACTAGAAGAAGAAATCGATCGAATCAGGAAAGAATCCGAATCAAAGGTCGAAAGTTACATAAAACAATATGTAGAGATAAACGAAgaatatatcaaaaaaaaagaagagTATGATCAATTGCTAGAGAAAGctaatcaaaataataaagaattaacaaaaaaatatgaagaaaatattcAGAAAATTAATGAATATGAAGATATGATTAAAACCCTCGAAAATAAAACCGAAGAAATGGTGCAAACAAAAATAGAAGAATTAACAATagaatatgaaaaaaaaaaaaaagattttatagataatgaaaaacaagttttattaaataattatgaagaattgttagaagaaaataaacGTATGAAAGAAGAATTAGGAATTCAAGCAAATATAACTATgaaagaaaatgaagagACAATTTTAgaaataacaaaaaattatgaaatgAAAGTTAAAGAAATTGAAAAAGATTATGAAGATTTATTGaatcaatataataatataaaatatgaaaataaagaaatattagaaaaatggaatatagaaaaagaaacaaaagaaaaagaattaaaacatttaaataatattaatacaCAGTTAAGTTcagaaaataatgaattctatctaaattataaaaaactggaagaaaaaaatttaaaattacaaaatacatatgacgaattaatagaaaaaaatatcgTTCTAGAAAATGAAGAACTTAAACAATTAAGAgataaattaaaacatgttgaaaatattaataaaaatttaatgGATGTTACTGAAAAAGAAAGATTACTTAATTTGAAAaatgttaatattattaaatcTTTACAACAACAAATTAATGAACAAAccaaattatataaagaatatacagacgaattaaataatgaaatcAAAACGTTAAAACAATCAAAACAAAATCATACAGATAATAcaagtaataataataataattattataatgataataataacattcaacttatagaagaaaataaaaaactCAAGTTACAAAATGAAGTTATATCAACCAAAAATGATACAATTTCAACAGTTTTAGACAACTTAACTAAAAGATTAAGTTTTATAGAATCcaaaattaaagaaaaagattTTGGACTCGATATTATTAAACAAGCGGATCATTTACAATTACAAGATTTTAAATGA
- a CDS encoding heat shock factor-binding protein 1 has translation MNFNEMLKSNENNIRSDKLNNFCTSFNNSSMSLNCTKQNNISLLNNNNNNNNNNNNINIKVEPKAGEELEIYVENMLNELKTKMQSLSDNLLNKVDNMEKYLDELENIMMNYTSQNNLQ, from the coding sequence ATGAATTTTAACGAAATGTTAAAGAgtaatgaaaataatattagGAGTGACAAGttgaataatttttgtacttcatttaataattccTCTATGTCCTTGAATTGTACAAAACAAAATAacatatcattattaaataataataacaacaataataataataataataatataaatataaaagttGAACCTAAAGCAGGAGAAGAACTAGAAATTTATGTAGAAAATATGCTGAACGAATTAAAAACCAAAATGCAGAGCTTATCAGATAATCTATTAAATAAAGTTGACAATATGGAAAAATATTTAGACGAActagaaaatattatgatgaaCTATACATCtcaaaataatttacagtaa
- a CDS encoding hypothetical protein (conserved Plasmodium protein, unknown function) yields the protein MMFKFPCFRDKKWIQEKGTNMQYPHEFLNVHFRPDFLKNYEHTKDFEKKIEHVINQIKTALFRQAIYKIQNVEVVAMHECKDDRVLEKIQQINGYKNIKLGDKKVLCDEIWTVKRCDKKFSYWIRYYEEDKNGYSLSVLPTQLKNIYYFLKYYYF from the exons atgatgTTTAAATTTCCATGTTTTCGAGATAAAAAATGGATACAGGAAAAAGGAACAAATATGCAATATCCGCACgaatttttaaatgttcATTTTCGTCCtgattttttaaaaaattatgaacaTACCAAAGATTTtgagaaaaaaattgaGCATGTTataaatcaaataaaaacaGCTTTATTTCGACAAGctatatataaa ATACAAAACGTTGAAGTGGTAGCTATGCATGAATGCAAAGATGATCGCgtattagaaaaaatacaacaaataaatggatataaaaatattaaattagGTGACAAAAAAGTACTATGTGATGAAATATGGACAGTTAAAAGATGTGATAAGAAATTTTCATATTGGATACGTTATTATGAAGAAGATAAAAATGGCTATTCCTTATCCGTATTACCAACtcaattaaaaaatatttattattttttaaaatattattatttttaa
- a CDS encoding hypothetical protein (conserved Plasmodium protein, unknown function), which translates to MHISSKKNLEDCIFCRVTGTIVFGSVSVYSFLKFLQAPKKSGDRKFFGLISVCFSFLSLYRAFTPAKPITLNKFNKKDVKQEK; encoded by the coding sequence ATGCATATAtcatcaaaaaaaaatttagaAGATTGTATATTTTGTAGAGTAACAGGAACAATAGTATTTGGAAGTGTGTCCgtatattcttttttaaaatttttgCAAGCTCCAAAGAAAAGTGGAGATCGAAAATTTTTTGGATTGATTTCTGTTTGTTTCAgttttttatctttatatcGAGCTTTTACGCCAGCCAAACCAATaacattaaataaattcaATAAAAAAGATGTTAAACAAGAAAAATGA
- a CDS encoding hypothetical protein (conserved Plasmodium protein, unknown function): protein MWIEKDMKNSTHGGCLSKQVNNDIETLKKNNTFIYNNSRLINVHSQLKNKNENKIKKYDANEECIEGVENKEKEMNGICTSSSIIIPKKLGKNISERCFKDMKNIHTTNKINHLNNNKNDKQKQYAEGMILERNNNRNNINIVHHNKMNGNRYIKGEEDFLSNTFKNNYPKKRKEANSSNISTNKIIMEESKKKQKSVHKNNKNNEYDTNEICLRNNNFLQKTRNVPINKNIRDIKENRDKLKSYGNTQYLNNTSTNYNDSILNNKTTLYHEYNDIKKNDTQCEEWFDSANNDMKLNKRNYNSFDYEQNGKDEKHNEIIKIKNDERKQNHNKVNISNNNKSSSSSSSSNNNNSSNKKNYLLKMKTFIQNDIPHIIKKSVDIHLSTNIDTKIQAAIEKNIMDFIENNLFSIIEKNVNDFNSHYIYDKINDCINNEIKKNIDLVYTNVKDNVNKNINDEITKNVDNLNNSLNKNITKEIEYNMEKIYIKVNENVDDKLNNEMLENITNVQENILKSINEELKRKMELVSDNINNRINENMKNELIKNINLLNNKINDNINKEMKKNIHILSRNIDVNINDQIEKTTHILLKKTSENLNDEMKNNIHILEKNIDLNFNEYMDKNLNKIYHQTKNIILFDDDIKKNISHLTQENIKQNITTHMEQNLNEVITYLHEHLLNKEKNLTDQNLKEYVEEVMSISNQKIITNLNEQIEKILHKMYEHMDKKKETHFIDIVQNIQTNMNLNTDQNIQKYMNILYENQKENIYDYITHICKQIHSSHFYEPIKEEIVQINENKFDLFIKKMDELYHIFMEKTNVYISDIIENEIKMIKERKSVQKENILLQNTQDLQTTRNSEHVHNMDVIQNIKDMIELKYEHITQNMKQIKEQMETNNNKSSYNKISTCFSTFQKQINDAIEKNTQTLLNINESAIKYMDHTHLKLNTNIHNKIEDIYKKNIISDNNIIKNVNDISYKLIDNINHKHEEYIKHMNHISKNLIEIQQLPKIINQNISSIIQKKIMKRSNHIFVYFKRFLKNRDQKMNFIINKIYKKLTYKQIYMEEKKRNRDKLKNRIKYKVMENIKKEKAKKNHINYIKEIIQKSSKCTKGTKCTKGINCTKGINCTKGINCTKGTKSPIPFINKENVKLYQKRIRKRKILGKRTCTIHQNLNRNKESPQKINNKNYVNNFLMVDHNLHLFKYYDQQKNYYTSQKRKPLYVVNYLKNENNELIEVSEYLKKTNIKKIIK, encoded by the coding sequence ATGTGGATTGAAAAGGATATGAAAAATAGCACACACGGAGGGTGTTTAAGTAAACAAgtaaataatgatattgaaacattaaagaaaaataatacatttatatataataatagtagACTTATAAATGTTCATTcacaattaaaaaataaaaatgaaaataaaattaaaaagtaTGATGCAAATGAAGAATGTATCGAAGGTgtagaaaataaagaaaaggAGATGAATGGTATTTGTACTTCTTCCTCAATAATTATTCCAAAAAAATTgggaaaaaatatatcagAAAGATGTTTTAAGgatatgaaaaatatacatactacgaataaaattaatcatttaaataataataagaatgaTAAACAGAAACAATATGCAGAAGGTATGATATTAGAAAGGAATAATAAcagaaataatataaatattgttcatcataataaaatgaatgGCAATAGGTATATAAAGGGAGAAGAAGATTTCTTAAGtaatacatttaaaaataattatccaaaaaaaagaaaagagGCAAATAGTTCAAATATTAGTActaataaaataataatggaagaatccaaaaaaaaacaaaaaagtgtacataaaaataataaaaacaatgAATATGATACAAATGAAATATGTCTAAGGAACAATAATTTTCTACAAAAAACACGAAATGTTCctattaataaaaatataagagatataaaagaaaatcgagacaaattaaaaagttATGGTAATACCCAATATCTAAATAATACTTCTacaaattataatgatagtatcctgaataataaaacaacCTTATATCATgaatataatgatataaaaaaaaacgaTACACAATGTGAAGAATGGTTTGATAGTGCAAATAATGATatgaaattaaataaaagaaattataattcCTTTGATTATGAACAAAATGGAAAAGACGAAAAAcataatgaaataataaaaataaagaatgATGAAAGAAAACAAAATCACAATAAAGTcaatatatcaaataataataaaagtagtagtagtagtagtagtagtaataataataatagttcaaataaaaagaattatcTTTTAAAGATGAAAACATTTATACAGAATGATATTCctcatattataaaaaaatcCGTAGATATTCATTTATCTACTAATATTGATACAAAAATCCAAGCTGCTATtgaaaagaatataatggattttatagaaaataatttattttctattattgaaaaaaatgtaaatgattttaatagtcattatatatatgataaaataaatgattgtataaataatgaaattaaaaaaaatatcgATTTAGTATATACAAATGTGAAAgataatgtaaataaaaatataaacgatgaaataacaaaaaatgtagacaatttaaataatagtttaaataaaaatattactaaagaaattgaatataatatggaaaaaatatatattaaagtAAATGAAAATGTAGATGATAAATTGAATAATGAAATGttagaaaatattacaaatgttcaagaaaatatattaaaaagtataaatgaggaattaaaaagaaagatGGAATTAGTtagtgataatataaataatagaattaatgaaaatatgaaaaatgaattgataaaaaatataaatcttctaaataataaaattaatgataatataaataaagaaatgaaaaaaaacataCATATACTTAGTAGAAATATTgatgtaaatataaatgaccaaatagaaaaaactacacacattttattaaaaaaaactagtgaaaatttaaatgatgaaatgaaaaataacatacatattttagaaaaaaatattgatctaaattttaatgaatatatggataaaaatttaaataaaatataccatcaaacaaaaaatattatcttatttgatgatgatataaaaaaaaatatatcacATTTAACacaagaaaatataaaacaaaatataacaaCACATATGGAAcaaaatttaaatgaagTTATTACATACCTTCATGaacatttattaaataaggaaaaaaatttaacagatcaaaatttaaaagaatatgtTGAAGAAGTAATGTCAATATCAAACCAAAAGATAATTACAAATTTAAATGAACAAATcgaaaaaatattacataaaatGTATGAACATAtggataaaaaaaaagaaactCATTTTATAGATATTGTTCAGAATATACAAACTAATATGAATCTTAATACTGATcaaaatatacaaaaatatatgaacatattatatgaaaatcaaaaagaaaatatttatgattatattaCACATATATGTAAACAAATCCATTCTTCCCATTTTTATGAACCAATAAAGGAAGAAATAGTACAAATTAATGAAAACAAATTCGATTtgttcataaaaaaaatggacgaactatatcatatttttatggAAAAGActaatgtatatatatcaGACATTATAGAAAACGAAATCAAAATGATtaaagaaagaaaaagtgtacaaaaagaaaatattcttttacAAAATACACAAGATTTACAAACTACAAGAAATTCTGAACATGTTCATAATATGGATGTcatacaaaatataaaagacATGATAgaattaaaatatgaacatattacacaaaatatgaaacaaataaaagaacaaatggaaacaaataataataaaagttcatataataaaatatctaCTTGTTTTTCTACATTTcaaaaacaaattaatgatgctatagaaaaaaatacacaaacattattaaatattaacGAATCAGCtattaaatatatggaTCATACCcatttaaaattaaatacaaatattcataataaaattgaagatatatataaaaaaaatataatatctgataataatataataaaaaatgttaatgatatttcatataaattgATAGACAATATTAACCATAAACatgaagaatatataaaacatatgaatcatatatcaaaaaatttaatagAAATACAACAACTTCCAAAAATAAttaatcaaaatatttcatctattattcaaaaaaaaattatgaaacgatcaaatcatatatttgtatattttaaaaggttcttaaaaaatagagatcaaaaaatgaactttatcataaataaaatttataaaaaattaacatataaacaaatatatatggaagaaaaaaaaagaaatcgagacaaattaaaaaatcGTATCAAGTATAAGGTTATGgaaaatatcaaaaaagaaaaagctaaaaaaaatcatataaactatataaaggaaattattcaaaaaaGTTCAAAATGTACAAAAGGTACAAAATGTACAAAAGGTATAAATTGTACAAAAGGTATAAATTGTACAAAAGGTATAAATTGTACAAAAGGTACAAAAAGTCCAATAccttttattaataaagaaaatgttaaattatatcaaaaacgaataagaaaaagaaaaatattaggAAAAAGAACATGTACCAT